Proteins encoded together in one Benincasa hispida cultivar B227 chromosome 1, ASM972705v1, whole genome shotgun sequence window:
- the LOC120078158 gene encoding uncharacterized protein LOC120078158, whose amino-acid sequence MEQTMKLTLSGKNKIGFITGTIEKPLEGSLQSAWRCNNDVITSWIINSVSKEIAVSLVYRGSVKEIWDELKERYHQSNGPHIYQLRKDLATTTQGNLSVEVYYAKITTIWQELVEYRPTDKCTC is encoded by the coding sequence ATGGAGCAGACAATGAAACTTACATTATCAGGGAAGAACAAGATTGGTTTTATTACTGGAACGATTGAAAAACCATTAGAAGGAAGCTTACAATCAGCATGGAGATGTAATAATGATGTGATAACCTCATGGATTATCAACTCAGTCTCAAAAGAAATTGCTGTCAGCTTAGTTTACAGGGGAAGCGTCAAAGAGATATGGgatgaattaaaagaaaggTACCATCAGTCCAATGGGCCACATATATACCAGTTGAGAAAGGATCTTGCAACTACTACTCAAGGAAACCTTTCAGTGGAAGTATATTACGCAAAAATCACTACGATATGGCAAGAACTTGTTGAATACAGACCAACGGATAAATGTACTTGTTAA